Proteins encoded in a region of the Panicum hallii strain FIL2 chromosome 3, PHallii_v3.1, whole genome shotgun sequence genome:
- the LOC112886209 gene encoding uncharacterized protein LOC112886209 has product MDGKNLGNEQQAQKKPDAVTDNVPSLDQEALKQFSDSDAGNISPANGHEADVNMEAAISTEDVMRAGGFGAKDDIGSLLPTAIDSTDFEASLRDARDFEGEKEAPSHPGLGWKAERDDVGSKPSDVPQQLP; this is encoded by the coding sequence ATGGATGGAAAGAACCTCGGCAATGAACAACAAGCTCAAAAGAAGCCTGATGCAGTGACAGACAATGTTCCAAGCCTTGATCAAGAGGCCTTGAAACAGTTCTCAGATTCAGATGCTGGAAACATCAGTCCGGCAAATGGCCATGAAGCTGATGTGAACATGGAAGCTGCCATCTCCACGGAGGATGTCATGCGAGCCGGCGGGTTTGGAGCAAAAGACGACATTGGCAGCCTCCTCCCAACAGCTATTGATTCCACTGATTTTGAGGCCTCGCTGCGGGATGCCCGCGACTTTGAAGGCGAGAAAGAGGCACCATCACATCCTGGACTGGGCTGGAAGGCGGAGAGAGATGATGTTGGGAGCAAACCATCCGATGTCCCGCAGCAGTTACCGTGA
- the LOC112884128 gene encoding putative glucan endo-1,3-beta-glucosidase GVI translates to MVAAAAGAMKTAAPWVLACGFLLCLAGFPGAEGAIGVNYGMIANNLPAPEQVISMYKAKNISYVRLFHPDTSVLTALRGSGIGVVLGTLNEDLQRLASDPSYAASWVATNVQPFAGAVQFRYINAGNEVIPGEAAAHVLPAMQNLESALRSAGVSGVAVTTAVATAVLGASYPPSQGAFSEAAAPVMAPIVSYLSSKNAPLLVNVYPYFAYSSSGGEVALGYALLSADSSAASSVADGGVVYTNMFDAIVDAAHAAVEKAGVQGLELVVSETGWPSGGGVGASVENAAAYNNNVVRHVGGGTPRRPGKAVETYLFAMFNENGKAEGVEQHFGLFQPDMSEVYHVDFTAGSSY, encoded by the coding sequence GAGCCGAGGGTGCCATTGGTGTGAACTACGGCATGATCGCCAACAACCTGCCGGCGCCGGAGCAGGTGATCTCCATGTACAAGGCCAAGAACATCAGCTACGTGCGGCTCTTCCACCCGGACACGTCCGTGCTCACCGCGCTCCGGGGCTCCGGCATCGGCGTCGTCCTGGGCACGCTGAacgaggacctccagcgcctGGCGTCCGACCCGTCCTACGCCGCGTCGTGGGTCGCCACCAACGTGCAGCCCTTCGCCGGCGCCGTCCAGTTCCGGTACATCAACGCCGGCAACGAGGTCATCCCTGGGGAAGCCGCCGCGCACGTGCTCCCGGCCATGCAGAACCTCGAGTCCGCGCTCCGGTCCGCGGGGGTGAGCGGCGTCGCCGTCACGACGGCCGTGGCGACGGCCGTGCTCGGCGCGTCGTACCCGCCGTCCCAGGGCGCGTTctccgaggcggcggcgccggtgatGGCCCCGATCGTCTCGTACCTGTCGTCAAAGAACGCGCCGCTGCTGGTGAACGTGTACCCGTACTTCGCCTACTCGAGCAGCGGCGGGGAGGTGGCGCTGGGGTACGCGCTGCTGTCGGCCGACTCCAGCGCGGCGTCGTCGGTGGCGGACGGCGGGGTGGTGTACACCAACATGTTCGACGCGATCGTGGACGCGGCGCACGCGGCGGTGGAGAAGGCCGGGGTGCAGGGCCTGGAGCTGGTGGTGTCGGAGACCGGGTGGccgtcgggcggcggcgtgggcgccaGCGTGGAGAACGCGGCGGCGTACAACAACAACGTGGTCCGGCACGTCGGCGGCGGCACCCCGCGGCGGCCCGGGAAGGCCGTGGAGACGTACCTGTTCGCCATGTTCAACGAGAACGGGAAGGCCGAGGGCGTGGAGCAACACTTCGGGCTCTTCCAGCCGGACATGAGCGAGGTCTACCACGTCGACTTCACGGCGGGATCCTCCTACTAG